The nucleotide window CTAAACTCAACAGAGTTAAAAGAGGTGCTGTAAGAGCTACTTACGAAAAAGAAAAAATAAATAACATTTTAGATGCAGGTTTTTTGTGTTATGTAGGTTATATATACGAAGGTAAACCTATAACCATTCCAATGGCTTATGCCAGAAAAGACAATAAAATTTACATTCATGGTTCTACAGGAAATAGAATGCTTTTATCCATTTTAGAAAGTAAAGAAACCTCTATAACTGTAATGCATTTAGATGGTTTGGTTTTGGCACGTTCAGGGCTACATCACTCAGTAAATTATAGGTCTGTTACACTTTTTGGGGGGTTAAAAAAAGTGGAAAAAGATGAAGAGAAAACTGAAGTTTTAAGATGGATTGTAGATCAAATGATACCCAATCATTGGGATTCTTTAAGGCCTATGTATAAGAAAGAATTAGACAGAACTTTGGTTGTAGAATTTACCATAAATACTGGGTCTGCAAAAATTAGAGATGTTGGTGTAAATGATGAACCAGAAGATTACGATTTAGATATTTGGGCAGGTATAGTTCCTATTAAACAAGTTGCAGAATATCCAATAGCCGATAAAGGAAAGCCTGAAAAAATGAAAATACCAGATCATATTTTAGATTATTATAAGGGTAACCAATAGTTTCTTATTTTAAAAATTAATAATTTAGCTATTAAATTAAATTCCTAAAAATGAAGAAGTTTTTAAAAATAGTAAGTTCAATATTAGTCTTATTATTTCTTTTTGGTATTGTTTACTATTTTATAAATAACGAGAAATTGCCTGAAGGTAAAAAAGGTAAAGAAGCAGAAGCCCTTGCTATTAAAATGTACAATGCTATAAATCATGAGGCGTTTGAAAATACTGAGATTATAGAATGGAATTTTAGAAATGCACATTTTTACAAATGGCATAAACAAAAAAATATTGTTGAAGTTTCTTGGGATGAAAACAAGGTGATTCTAAACACAAAAGACACCTCTAAATCTGAGGTATATGTAAATGGTAATAAAACAAATAACCAAGAATTAATAACTACAGCAGAAGCTTATTTTAACAACGATTCTTTTTGGTTAATTGCACCTTATAAAATTTTTGATGCTGGCACAGAAAGAAGTATTGTAAAACATGAAGGTAAAGATGCATTGATGATTACCTATACTTCTGGAGGTTCTACACCTGGAGATTCTTACTTATGGATATTAGATGACAACTATATACCAACTTCTTATAAAATGTGGACATCTATAATTCCAATTGGTGGAGTTTCTGCAACTTGGTCTAATTACAAAACTACAGAAGCTGGAATTATATTACCTAAAAGTCATACATTATCACTATTTGATTTAGGTATGGAATTAGGTGATGTTAAGGCCTACAATGAAAAAGCCAATGCACTAGCCAATAAAATTTTGTCTGCTATAAAACATGAAAATTATACGAAAACTAAATTTTTAGAATGGAGTTTTGGAGGTAGAAGAAGTTTTAAATGGGATAAAGAAAAACATATTGTAGATGTTTCTTGGGAAGATTTTCGAGTAAATTTAAATCCAGAAGATTTAGAAAATAGCATTGTATTTTTTGAAGGTGAAAAACAAGAAGATACAGATGAAAAGATTGTAAAAAGAGCTTGGGATATTTTTAATAATGATTCTTTTTGGCTGGTAGCTCCTCATAAATTATTTGATGATGGAGTAATTAGAACTTTAGAAACTATAGATGGCGAAACTGGCTTAAGAGTAACCTATACTTCTGGTGGCACAACTCCTGGAGATAGTTATGTTTGGTTATTAGAGGATAACTTTGTACCAAAAAGCTATAAAATGTATTTAAAAAATGGCAGAATGAATGGTACACCAGCAACTTGGGAAAATTGGATTACTACAGAAAGTGGTACCTTATTGCCAACAAATCATACCTTCTCTAATGGAGCAACATTAAGTATGGGAGAAGTTAAAGGCTATAATTAATGACATCTAAAGTAATTGCAAACGGAATTTTAAGAGCATTAGGAATTATACTTGGTATAGTGCTTCTACTCTACTTTTTATTTAAAATTCAGTCTGTAATTACCTACATTATAATTGCAGCAGTTTTATCTTTAGTTGGGCGTCCAATAATTTTATTTTTAAGAAGAAAACTCAAGTTTCCAAATACTTTAGCTGTAGTAACTACAATGATTTTCATGTTAAGTTTATTAACAGGAATTGTAGTTCTTTTTATTCCTCTTATTATTGAACAAGGTAAAAGTTTATCTCTCTTAGAGGTAGAAAAACTGCAGTACAATGTACAATCTATCTTTAATCAGATAACCGCTTATTTTTCATCTAAAGGCATAGATGTTTTAAAAGAAATTCAAAATATAGATTTTGCAAATCAATTTAAAACCATTCCTAATATTTTCAATTCCATTTTAGGTACGTTAGGTAATTTAAGTGTTGGCCTTTTTTCTGTATTATTTATCTGTTTTTTCTTTATGAAGGATAGTAGACTTTTTAAGAAGGGCATTCTAACTTTTATTCCAAATAATAGCGAAAATAGATTTTCAAATTCCTTAGAGGTTATTAATAATTTATTGTCTAGATACTTTATAGGCTTAATTTTCCAAATCACAATCCTATTTATCATCTATACAATTGTATTGCTATTTTTTGGGATTTCAAACGCGGTTGTAATTGCATTCTTATGTGCGTTACTAAATTTGATTCCTTATGTTGGTCCAATTATTGGAGGCTTATTAATGTTTACATTGTCTATGACTAGTAATATTGGTAACGATTTTCAAGCATTTATTTTACCAACATCACTAAAAATTATGATTTTTTACTTTCTGGCTCAAGTGTTAGATAATTTTGTGAGCCAGCCTATGATTTTCTCAAAAACTACAAAATCTCATCCATTAGAAATCTTCTTAGTAATTATTATTGGAGGCTTATTATTTGGAGTAATTGGTATGATTACTGCTGTGCCTTCTTACACAGCTTTAAAGGTTATTCTAAAAGAGTTTTTGTCTGAAAACAAAATTGTAAAATCCTTAACTAAAAACATTTAATCACGCTTGAATTTAAATATTTTAAAGGACAAAGTACAGCAATATATTAATGATAAATTAAAATCAGAAATCACAAAATTGATTTTAAAAGGGAGTCCTTTTGATGATATTTCTTCTCAAGAACTAGCCAACCAAATAGTAGCAAAACAAAAGTCCGAAAAGAAACTACCAACTTGGTTCACAACACAAAACATTTATTACCCACCTAAAATTAGCATAGAACAAACCTCATCAGAAATTACTGCTGAGTACAAATCGAATATTATTAAAGGCGATACTATCATAGACATTACTGGTGGTTTTGGTGTAGATTGCTATTATTTTTCTAAATCATTTAAACAAGTAACACATTGTGAAATTAATGATGAACTCTCTAAAATTGTATCACACAATTACCAAAAGTTAGCTATAAATAATGTAACTACATTTTCTGGAAATGGTTTTGATTTTTTAAAAAGCACTGATAGCAATTTTGATTCTATTTACATAGATCCATCTAGAAGAAGCGATGTTAAAGGCAAAGTATTTTTATTAAAAGATTGCTTGCCTTACGTACCTCCTAAAATTGATTTCTTTTTTACTAAAGCTAACAACATATTAATAAAAGTATCTCCCATTTTAGATATTACAAACACAATAAACGATTTAAAAAATGTAAAAGAGGTTCATGTAGTAGCTGTTAATAATGAGGTAAAAGAGTTATTGTTTTTACTGGAAAAAGAATACAACAAGTCAATTGAAATTAAAACAGTAAACCATCAAAAAGGAGAACTACAAACCTTTAGTTTTATCTATAATGAAAACGCTCAAGCAGATTATTCATCTCCATTAAATTATTTGTATGAACCCAATAGCGCAATTTTAAAATCTGGCGCATTTCAACAAATTGCAAACCATACAAAAACCTTTAAATTACACAAACATTCTCATCTTTTTACATCAGAATTGTTAATAACTTTCCCTGGAAGAACATTTAAAATAGATTCAGTTTTAAAGTATGATAAAAAGAAATTAAAGAAATTGTTACCAAATAACAAAGCGAACTTTACTATTAGAAATTTTCCTAAAACAGTGTCACAGCTAAGAAAAGAGACGAAAATTAAAGATGGTGGATCTATTTATGTCTTTTTCACAAAAAACAATAAAAACGAGCTAATAACTATTATTTGTAGTAAAACTTAAGTATAATTTATCAATTTGTTAACATTCCTTATTTTTTTTGTTCTTTATTGAAATAATTATATATATTTGTAATCACTTTATGTGTTTTATTTTTAGGGGTATAAGACACTAAAGCCCAAGTCTCGATTTCGATATCGAGACTTTTTTTTTGCTTGTACTTTTTCATTAAGTTTGTATAGAAAGATATATCTTCAACCATATGCAATCTACCCTATATCAAGGTCTAAAAGTTTCTAAATCTAACTCCACAAAAGTTAATGATTACCTTGTTGTAGAAGCTCCACTTCAGATTAACATCAACAATGAACCTTATACAGTTGTAATGAGAACTCCTAATGATGATGTTGAGCTAGTTAGAGGATTGTTATTTGCTGAAGATATTTATAAAAAAAACACCGATTTCGATTTTAGCATTGTAAAATCTGAACTGAAAATAGCTTCAATTGTAAACATCAACATTGCAAACGATGAATTAGGAAAAGGTTACCTAAACAAAAGAACACTACTATCTATCTCATCTTGTGGTATTTGTGGTAAAAAAGAATTATCTGACATTCAAGTAACAGGAAACAGTTTAGAGAACAACCTTCAACTAAGAGGTAGTCAGTTACATGACATGTATGCTACAATGAATAAACTGCAAAATACCTACAAAAAATCTGGAGGTAGCCATGCAGCTGCAATTTTTTCAGATAAAAGTGAGTTATTAAGTTTAAAAGAAGATATTGGTAGACACAATGCAGTAGATAAAACAATTGGTGATTTACTATCCAAAAATAAACTAATGCAAGCCAATTATTTATTGGTAAGTGGTAGAGTTTCTTACGAAATAGTAATTAAGGCTTTTATAGCTAAAATCCCTGTAATTGTTGCAGTTTCTGCTTGTTCTAGTTTAGCTGTAGATTTTGCGAAGGAATTCGGAATTTGCCTAATAGGATTTACAAGAGAAAATAAAATGACCATATACTCCAACACAAATTCAATTAATCTTTTAGCACATGATTAAAAAAACAAATGCCCAAACACCAGAAAAACTTACAGGAATAGAATTAAAAGATATTCCTCATTCAGCTGTTGGTTTTAAAGCTATTGCATCATCTGTAAAACATGTAAAAAATGAAGCTGGTTTATTTAGAGGTATTAGTTTATTAAAAAACTTGAATCAAACGTATGGCTTTGATTGTCCTGGATGTGCTTGGCCAGATCCAGATGAGAAAAGAGCTTTTTTAGCAGAATATTGTGAAAATGGCGCAAAAGCTGTAGCTGAAGAAGCTACAAGAAATAAAGTTTCTCCATTATTTTTTGCTACTTACTCTGTAAGTAATTTAGCTAAATTATCTGATTATGAAATAGGAAAAAAAGGTAGAATAACACATCCTGTTTATTTACCTGAAGGTGCAAATCATTACAAAGAAATTTCTTGGAAGGATGCTTTTAACCTTATAGCAGAGGAATTAAATGGGTTAGATTCTCCTGATGAAGCAATTTTTTATACCTCAGGAAGGACAAGTAATGAAGCTGCTTTTTTATATCAACTTTTTGTAAGACAATTTGGAACTAATAATTTACCTGATTGTTCTAACATGTGTCATGAAGCGAGTGGTGCTGCTCTTTCTGAAACCTTAGGTATTGGTAAAGGCTCTGTAACCTTAGATGATTTTAATCATACAGATTTAATTATTGTAATGGGTCAAAACCCAGGTACAAATCATCCAAGAATGTTAACAGCTTTAGGAGATGCTAAGAAAAATGGAAGTAAAATTATTACAGTAAATCCACTACCAGAAGTTGGTTTAATGAATTATAAAGACCCACAAAACCCATTAAAATGGGTAGGTTCAGGTCAAGATTTAACTGATGTGTTTTTACAGGTAAAAATAAATGGTGATGTTGCTCTTTTAAAAATCATTCTAAAATTAATGATTGCTAAAGAAGAGGAAGATACTGGCTCTGTATTCGATTACAAATTTATTAAAGAAAAAACACATGGAGTTGAAGATTTGTTAGATGATTTAGAAACCTATTCTATAGATTATTTACTGCCTCAAACAGGCCTAACTTTAGAAGAAATAAAACTTGCAGCAGACTTAATAATCAGCAATAAAAAAATTATCATTTGCTGGGCTATGGGTTTAACACAACATAAGAACTCAGTAGATAATATAAGAGAAATTGTAAATATTTTATTACTAAAAGGCAGTATTGGTAAAAAAGGTGCAGGTACCTGTCCAGTTCGTGGTCATTCCAATGTTCAAGGTGATAGAACAATGGGGATTTGGGAAAAAATGCCAGATACTTTCTTAGATAAAATTGATGCTGAATTTAACTTTGAATCTCCAAGAAAACATGGTTTTGATGTTGTAAATTCAATTAAAGCTATGCATGACAAAAGAGCTAAGGTGTTTTTTGGAATGGGAGGTAATTTTGTTTCAGCAACTCCAGATACTGAATTCACTGCAGAAGGCTTACGAAACTGTAATTTAACAGTACATGTTTCTACAAAACTAAATAGAAGTCATTTAATTCATGGTAGAAAAGCCTTAATCTTGCCTTGTTTAGGTCGATCTGAAAAAGACTTTCAGACATCTGGAGAACAGTTTATATCCGTAGAAAATTCTATGGGAATTGTTCATAAATCTCAAGGTCATTTAGAACCTTGTTCTGAAGATTTATTAAGTGAACCTGCAATTGTAGCTGGTCTTGCTAAAGCAACTTTAAAAAAGACATCCGTAAATTGGGATAAAATGATTTCTAATTATGATTTCATTAGAGATAAAATAGCAACTATTATACCTGGTTTTAAAAATTATAATCAAAGAGTTCGTGAAGATGCAGGGTTTTACTTACCTAATAATGCTAGAGCCAATGATTTTAAACCAACAACAACTGGTAAAGCTAATTTTACAGTAAATGCAATTTCTGACATTAAATTAACAGAAAAGCAATTTATTATGATGACCATAAGAACTCACGACCAATACAACACAACTATATATGGCTTAAATGATAGATACAGAGGTGTTTTAAATGAAAGAAGAGTACTTTTCATGAATGCTCATGATATGGAAAAGAATAATATAAATAAATTAGATTTAGTTGATTTACGAAGCCACTTTAATGATAAAGTGAGAGAGGCAAAAGGATTTTTAGCATTACCTTATAACATTCCAAAACAATGTACAGCTACCTACTTTCCTGAAGCTAATGTTTTGGTTCCAATACAAAGTACAGGCAGAACTAGCAACACACCAACATCAAAAACAGTAATTATTACAATTCATAAAAGATAAAATGAAGAAAATTCTAAGTTTATTCCTATTAATATTCACATGTTATTTAAGCAATGCTCAAACTGTAGTAATTCCCAAAAAAGAAACACAGAAGGCTTTTGCTAAACTAGATTTTTTATCTATTGATATGCCAGAAACCAGTATTCCTAATGAAAAAAACATGGGATTTTCTGGTATACATTACAATCTTATGCTAAACGATTGGGCTTATGCAGGTGTTGGTATTTATGGTGCCATTTCTGGTGAAAGAGGTGGTTTTTTCACACTTGGTGTAAATGCAGGAATTAAGAAATATATAAACTCTAAATTCTATATAGATACAGGCTTTCATTTTGGAGGTGGAGGTGGTGCTGCAGCTCCTGATGGTGGAGGTGCATTTATTTTGCCACATGCTAATCTTGGATATGATTTTAATCACTTTTCATTAAATTCTGGCTGGAGTTATGTTAACTTTTTTGATGGAGGTTTAATTAAAAATCATCAAATTAATATAGGTTTAGAAATTCCATTAAATTATGACTATGCTTCTTATAATTCCTCTGAAAATGAATTTAAAATTGATGCATTAAAACAATCTGACTGGAATATAAACTCCAAAAGAACTTCTTTAATGCTACATTTAAATACGTTAAAAATTAAGGGAGATACTCAAGGTATAAATAATGATAAAACCATAAAATTAGCTGGTTTTGAATTAGCATCTTATTTTACTAAGAATTGGTTTGCATTTGTAAAAGTAGATGGTGCTTTTGATGGCATAAAAGCTGGTTATATGGACGTGTTTTTAGGAGGTGGATATCATCTTTCACTTAATAACAACAGCACAAATATACTTGCTAAATTTGGAGCAGGTGCAGGTGGT belongs to Polaribacter dokdonensis and includes:
- a CDS encoding pyridoxamine 5'-phosphate oxidase family protein; this translates as MKNEEYSQSKLNRVKRGAVRATYEKEKINNILDAGFLCYVGYIYEGKPITIPMAYARKDNKIYIHGSTGNRMLLSILESKETSITVMHLDGLVLARSGLHHSVNYRSVTLFGGLKKVEKDEEKTEVLRWIVDQMIPNHWDSLRPMYKKELDRTLVVEFTINTGSAKIRDVGVNDEPEDYDLDIWAGIVPIKQVAEYPIADKGKPEKMKIPDHILDYYKGNQ
- a CDS encoding AI-2E family transporter, producing the protein MTSKVIANGILRALGIILGIVLLLYFLFKIQSVITYIIIAAVLSLVGRPIILFLRRKLKFPNTLAVVTTMIFMLSLLTGIVVLFIPLIIEQGKSLSLLEVEKLQYNVQSIFNQITAYFSSKGIDVLKEIQNIDFANQFKTIPNIFNSILGTLGNLSVGLFSVLFICFFFMKDSRLFKKGILTFIPNNSENRFSNSLEVINNLLSRYFIGLIFQITILFIIYTIVLLFFGISNAVVIAFLCALLNLIPYVGPIIGGLLMFTLSMTSNIGNDFQAFILPTSLKIMIFYFLAQVLDNFVSQPMIFSKTTKSHPLEIFLVIIIGGLLFGVIGMITAVPSYTALKVILKEFLSENKIVKSLTKNI
- a CDS encoding class I SAM-dependent methyltransferase, with product MNLNILKDKVQQYINDKLKSEITKLILKGSPFDDISSQELANQIVAKQKSEKKLPTWFTTQNIYYPPKISIEQTSSEITAEYKSNIIKGDTIIDITGGFGVDCYYFSKSFKQVTHCEINDELSKIVSHNYQKLAINNVTTFSGNGFDFLKSTDSNFDSIYIDPSRRSDVKGKVFLLKDCLPYVPPKIDFFFTKANNILIKVSPILDITNTINDLKNVKEVHVVAVNNEVKELLFLLEKEYNKSIEIKTVNHQKGELQTFSFIYNENAQADYSSPLNYLYEPNSAILKSGAFQQIANHTKTFKLHKHSHLFTSELLITFPGRTFKIDSVLKYDKKKLKKLLPNNKANFTIRNFPKTVSQLRKETKIKDGGSIYVFFTKNNKNELITIICSKT
- the fdhD gene encoding formate dehydrogenase accessory sulfurtransferase FdhD, which codes for MQSTLYQGLKVSKSNSTKVNDYLVVEAPLQININNEPYTVVMRTPNDDVELVRGLLFAEDIYKKNTDFDFSIVKSELKIASIVNINIANDELGKGYLNKRTLLSISSCGICGKKELSDIQVTGNSLENNLQLRGSQLHDMYATMNKLQNTYKKSGGSHAAAIFSDKSELLSLKEDIGRHNAVDKTIGDLLSKNKLMQANYLLVSGRVSYEIVIKAFIAKIPVIVAVSACSSLAVDFAKEFGICLIGFTRENKMTIYSNTNSINLLAHD
- a CDS encoding FdhF/YdeP family oxidoreductase; its protein translation is MIKKTNAQTPEKLTGIELKDIPHSAVGFKAIASSVKHVKNEAGLFRGISLLKNLNQTYGFDCPGCAWPDPDEKRAFLAEYCENGAKAVAEEATRNKVSPLFFATYSVSNLAKLSDYEIGKKGRITHPVYLPEGANHYKEISWKDAFNLIAEELNGLDSPDEAIFYTSGRTSNEAAFLYQLFVRQFGTNNLPDCSNMCHEASGAALSETLGIGKGSVTLDDFNHTDLIIVMGQNPGTNHPRMLTALGDAKKNGSKIITVNPLPEVGLMNYKDPQNPLKWVGSGQDLTDVFLQVKINGDVALLKIILKLMIAKEEEDTGSVFDYKFIKEKTHGVEDLLDDLETYSIDYLLPQTGLTLEEIKLAADLIISNKKIIICWAMGLTQHKNSVDNIREIVNILLLKGSIGKKGAGTCPVRGHSNVQGDRTMGIWEKMPDTFLDKIDAEFNFESPRKHGFDVVNSIKAMHDKRAKVFFGMGGNFVSATPDTEFTAEGLRNCNLTVHVSTKLNRSHLIHGRKALILPCLGRSEKDFQTSGEQFISVENSMGIVHKSQGHLEPCSEDLLSEPAIVAGLAKATLKKTSVNWDKMISNYDFIRDKIATIIPGFKNYNQRVREDAGFYLPNNARANDFKPTTTGKANFTVNAISDIKLTEKQFIMMTIRTHDQYNTTIYGLNDRYRGVLNERRVLFMNAHDMEKNNINKLDLVDLRSHFNDKVREAKGFLALPYNIPKQCTATYFPEANVLVPIQSTGRTSNTPTSKTVIITIHKR